One part of the Streptosporangiales bacterium genome encodes these proteins:
- a CDS encoding PHP domain-containing protein, translating into MDPVEALDRIAFLLERAGEPTYRVKAFRTASGVVGALDAGDLARRVRAGTLQDLTGIGKVTATAIAEAYAGEVPVYLRRLEDTAGEDLGEAAASVRAALRGDLHSHSEWSDGGSPIHVMAETSRGLGHDYQALTDHSPRLTVANGLTAERLREQLGVVRDVNERMAPFRLLAGIEVDILADGALDQDADLLAELDVVVASSHSKLDMPLPDMTRRMVTAIANPNVDVLGHCTGRKIVGKRHRKESAFEAEIVFEACRRFGVAVEINCRPDRLDPPKRLLRLAVEAGCLFTIDTDAHAPGQLDWQPAGCERAVACGVPVERVVNTWPLDDLLSWTRTHQVP; encoded by the coding sequence GTGGACCCTGTCGAGGCGCTGGACCGGATCGCGTTCCTGCTCGAGCGTGCCGGCGAGCCGACGTACCGCGTCAAGGCGTTCCGTACGGCGTCCGGCGTGGTCGGCGCTCTCGACGCCGGCGACCTGGCGCGACGCGTACGGGCGGGCACGCTGCAGGACCTGACGGGGATCGGCAAGGTCACGGCGACCGCGATCGCCGAGGCGTACGCCGGTGAGGTCCCCGTCTACCTGCGCCGGCTCGAGGACACGGCGGGCGAGGATCTCGGCGAGGCGGCGGCGAGTGTGCGTGCCGCGCTGCGGGGCGACCTGCACTCGCACTCGGAGTGGTCCGACGGCGGCAGCCCGATCCACGTCATGGCGGAGACGTCGCGCGGCCTCGGCCACGACTACCAGGCGCTGACCGACCACTCGCCACGGCTGACGGTCGCGAACGGCCTCACCGCGGAACGCCTGCGCGAGCAGCTCGGCGTCGTCCGTGACGTGAACGAGCGGATGGCGCCGTTCCGCCTCCTCGCCGGCATCGAGGTCGACATCCTCGCCGACGGCGCACTCGACCAGGACGCCGACCTGCTCGCCGAGCTCGACGTCGTCGTCGCCAGCTCCCACTCCAAGCTCGACATGCCGCTGCCGGACATGACCAGACGCATGGTCACGGCGATCGCCAACCCGAACGTCGACGTCCTCGGGCACTGCACCGGCCGCAAGATCGTGGGGAAGCGGCACCGCAAGGAGTCCGCGTTCGAGGCCGAGATCGTCTTCGAGGCGTGCCGGAGGTTCGGGGTCGCGGTCGAGATCAACTGCCGACCGGACCGGCTCGACCCGCCGAAGCGGCTGCTGCGGCTCGCCGTCGAGGCGGGCTGCCTGTTCACCATCGACACCGACGCGCACGCACCCGGCCAGCTCGACTGGCAGCCCGCCGGCTGCGAACGCGCGGTCGCCTGCGGCGTCCCGGTGGAACGCGTCGTCAACACCTGGCCCCTCGACGACCTGCTCTCCTGGACCCGCACCCACCAGGTGCCCTGA
- a CDS encoding ABC transporter substrate-binding protein, translating into MHLRRTCTSRRRAPFGFVTAVTLALSAALLPACSPPTPGSSGTGGKDTLTLATNTGGLNLNPMLGVSRTDQWITSLMYPSLLELKTDGSFVPSLATKWGYENPLKAYVEIRDDMRWSDGTPLTADDVAFTFNATKKHKIVSGLAYAYARNTESAKAVSKTRVEFTLARPDRVVLEVGIGFWMKIVPKHVFSKVGDLNKFTNNKDWVSAGPYNLTKVVPGYSYTLERVTPFPLAPSDTPIMKTINYRVYPDVNSEILALRNGEVDAIANPLPPVQSNILRKTEGLKIVKVPGIGFTDVTFNMKRKPFNSVLVRKAFAHAIDNEDIRKTVFQGQARSTHSGPIPASLEKYFDPSLKEYEYDPELSRRLMRKAGFKADEDGMFPGTYELIYSLQDIGSVQMVDLIKESAAKAGLRIKPRGMERNTWLAKRVAGDFDIYTGNFGINFGPGSLANLLLPGGPNNFSFVNDPSLTAQVQKALTTSGETQVQTVHAISKRVHDEVIDDVIMTQDFYYAYSSALSGFIVRPSDVLSIVTARSIANVKRTTD; encoded by the coding sequence ATGCACCTCCGCCGAACCTGCACCAGTCGACGTCGTGCACCGTTCGGGTTCGTCACGGCCGTCACACTCGCGCTGTCGGCCGCCCTGCTCCCGGCCTGCAGTCCGCCGACGCCCGGCTCGTCGGGCACGGGCGGCAAGGACACCCTCACCCTCGCGACCAACACCGGCGGCCTCAACCTGAACCCGATGCTCGGTGTCAGCCGCACGGACCAGTGGATCACCTCGCTGATGTACCCGTCGCTGCTCGAGCTGAAGACCGACGGCTCCTTCGTGCCGAGCCTGGCGACCAAGTGGGGCTACGAGAACCCACTCAAGGCGTACGTCGAGATCCGCGACGACATGAGGTGGAGCGACGGCACGCCGCTGACCGCGGACGACGTGGCGTTCACGTTCAACGCCACGAAGAAGCACAAGATCGTCAGCGGCCTCGCCTACGCCTACGCCAGGAACACCGAGTCGGCCAAGGCGGTGTCGAAGACCAGGGTCGAGTTCACCCTCGCCAGGCCGGACCGCGTCGTGCTCGAGGTCGGCATCGGCTTCTGGATGAAGATCGTCCCGAAGCACGTCTTCAGCAAGGTCGGTGACCTGAACAAGTTCACCAACAACAAGGATTGGGTCAGCGCGGGCCCGTACAACCTCACCAAGGTCGTGCCCGGCTACAGCTACACCCTGGAACGGGTGACGCCGTTCCCGCTTGCGCCGAGCGACACGCCGATCATGAAGACGATCAACTATCGCGTGTACCCGGACGTCAACAGCGAGATCCTCGCGCTGCGCAACGGGGAGGTCGACGCGATCGCCAACCCGCTGCCGCCCGTGCAGAGCAACATCCTGCGCAAGACCGAAGGGTTGAAGATCGTCAAGGTTCCCGGCATCGGGTTCACCGACGTCACCTTCAACATGAAGCGCAAGCCGTTCAACTCGGTCCTGGTGCGCAAGGCGTTCGCGCACGCGATCGACAACGAGGACATCAGGAAGACCGTCTTCCAGGGACAGGCGAGATCGACGCACAGCGGCCCGATCCCGGCGAGCCTGGAGAAGTACTTCGACCCGAGTCTGAAGGAGTACGAGTACGACCCTGAACTCTCCCGCCGGTTGATGCGCAAGGCCGGGTTCAAGGCCGACGAGGACGGGATGTTCCCCGGCACCTACGAGCTCATCTACTCGCTCCAGGACATCGGCAGCGTGCAGATGGTGGACCTGATCAAGGAGTCGGCGGCGAAGGCCGGCCTGCGGATCAAGCCGCGGGGGATGGAGCGGAACACTTGGCTGGCTAAACGCGTCGCGGGTGACTTCGACATCTACACCGGGAACTTCGGCATCAACTTCGGCCCGGGAAGCCTGGCCAACCTGCTGCTCCCCGGTGGCCCGAACAACTTCTCCTTCGTCAACGACCCCTCGCTGACGGCGCAGGTGCAGAAGGCGCTCACCACCAGCGGCGAGACGCAGGTGCAGACGGTGCACGCGATCTCGAAACGGGTCCACGACGAGGTCATCGACGACGTCATCATGACCCAGGACTTCTACTACGCGTACAGCTCGGCGTTGTCCGGCTTCATCGTGCGCCCGAGTGACGTGCTGTCGATCGTCACCGCCAGATCGATCGCCAACGTCAAGCGGACGACGGACTGA
- a CDS encoding ABC transporter permease subunit has translation MHTFAAFVGRKVLRAFVTLWAAATVTFLLLRLLPGDPTLAVANTDFMTDAARSQLRADYGLDEPLVVQYGKYLWQLAHGNLGVSFSQRVPVTDVLMERLPWTLLLTGLALLLTVCIGIPLGVFAATHPRTFVDRGVQVLGVAGQSLFVPSMGIFLLYLFGLMLGWFPIGGAYELNTYGGEWYWSVARHVVLPCISLALISLGSYVLVMRSTLVESLGGEYCELARAKGLPNRSVVWKHALRNALLPATTLLGLQLGHLAGGAVLTETVFAYPGVGRAIFEAVTQLDFPVLQGAFIFLAAAVILANLVTDVAYGILDPRVRTA, from the coding sequence ATGCACACTTTCGCAGCCTTCGTGGGACGGAAGGTCCTCCGCGCCTTCGTCACGCTGTGGGCCGCCGCGACCGTCACCTTCCTGTTGCTGCGCCTGCTTCCCGGCGATCCCACGCTCGCCGTGGCGAACACCGACTTCATGACCGACGCGGCCCGCAGCCAGCTGCGCGCGGACTACGGACTCGACGAGCCGCTGGTCGTGCAGTACGGCAAGTACCTCTGGCAACTGGCGCACGGCAACCTGGGCGTCTCGTTCAGCCAGCGTGTACCGGTCACCGACGTGCTGATGGAGCGGCTGCCCTGGACGCTCCTGCTCACCGGCCTGGCTCTGTTGCTGACGGTCTGCATCGGCATCCCGCTCGGCGTCTTCGCGGCCACGCATCCGCGGACGTTCGTGGACCGCGGCGTGCAGGTCCTCGGCGTGGCCGGACAGTCCCTGTTCGTGCCGAGCATGGGCATATTCCTGCTCTACCTCTTCGGCCTCATGCTCGGCTGGTTCCCCATCGGCGGCGCCTACGAGCTCAACACGTACGGGGGAGAGTGGTACTGGAGTGTGGCGAGACACGTCGTCCTCCCGTGCATCAGCCTGGCCCTGATCAGCCTCGGCTCGTACGTGCTGGTGATGCGCTCGACGCTGGTCGAGTCGCTCGGCGGTGAGTACTGCGAGCTGGCCAGGGCGAAGGGGCTGCCGAACCGCTCTGTCGTCTGGAAGCACGCCCTGCGCAACGCGTTGCTGCCGGCGACGACACTCCTCGGCCTGCAGTTGGGACACCTGGCGGGCGGCGCGGTCCTGACCGAGACGGTGTTCGCGTACCCAGGGGTCGGCCGCGCGATCTTCGAAGCGGTCACGCAGTTGGACTTCCCCGTCCTGCAAGGCGCCTTCATCTTCCTGGCGGCCGCCGTGATCCTGGCCAACCTGGTCACCGATGTCGCCTACGGGATCCTCGACCCGCGAGTGAGGACGGCATGA
- a CDS encoding ABC transporter permease subunit: MTTQLSVPDTQLTEPDEPAAARVTWTAFRRNPLGMAAIGVMALFAVVAVAAPLIADYPSGHGPRVLVGPSSTYWFGTDGLGRDIFSEVVWGTRSSLLTAVAATILAVALGLVLAVTSVYFKWLDGAVGVVVDLVLSLPVLPLMLLVAALVGPSQVTVVLVIAFFSWPEVARIVRSQGLTVVRLPYVDAARVVGGSSFWIIRRHIVPAVAPVVVVALVLTVSRAVLVAAGLSFLGVGDPNAWSWGRILFEAQQSGAMQSAWWTALFPSLAIFLLVLSAILVSIAYDDARHARIWER; encoded by the coding sequence ATGACGACACAGCTCAGCGTGCCGGACACGCAACTGACCGAGCCGGACGAGCCGGCGGCGGCGCGGGTGACCTGGACGGCGTTCCGGCGCAACCCGCTGGGCATGGCGGCGATCGGCGTGATGGCGTTGTTCGCCGTCGTCGCCGTCGCGGCTCCGTTGATCGCCGACTACCCGTCGGGGCACGGCCCGAGAGTGCTGGTGGGTCCCTCGTCCACCTACTGGTTCGGCACCGACGGGCTCGGAAGGGACATCTTCAGCGAGGTCGTCTGGGGCACCAGGTCGAGCCTGCTGACCGCGGTCGCCGCGACGATACTCGCGGTGGCGCTCGGTCTCGTGCTCGCCGTGACGAGCGTCTACTTCAAGTGGCTCGACGGGGCCGTCGGCGTCGTCGTCGACCTCGTGCTCTCGTTGCCGGTGCTGCCACTGATGCTGCTGGTCGCCGCGCTGGTCGGGCCGAGCCAGGTCACCGTCGTCCTCGTGATCGCCTTCTTCAGCTGGCCGGAGGTCGCGCGGATTGTCCGCTCCCAGGGGCTGACCGTGGTGCGACTGCCGTACGTCGACGCGGCGCGCGTGGTGGGTGGCTCGAGCTTCTGGATCATCCGTAGGCACATCGTCCCCGCGGTCGCACCCGTGGTGGTCGTCGCGCTGGTGCTGACGGTGTCGCGCGCGGTGCTGGTCGCGGCCGGCCTGTCCTTCCTCGGCGTCGGCGACCCGAACGCCTGGTCGTGGGGTCGCATCCTGTTCGAGGCGCAGCAGTCCGGTGCCATGCAGAGCGCGTGGTGGACCGCACTGTTCCCCTCGCTCGCGATCTTCCTGCTCGTCCTGTCGGCGATCCTCGTGTCGATCGCCTACGACGACGCCCGCCACGCACGGATCTGGGAGCGGTAG
- a CDS encoding ATP-binding cassette domain-containing protein, whose translation MDVATRRRTVLRVQGLSVTFGSRRGTLAAASDVDLEIGSGELLALLGESGSGKSATARAIMGLQTPNATVEADEMSLAGTDLLRLSENERRRIRGNRMSMVFQDALSALNPVLSIGDQIGELFRAHRGVSRREAKERATELLAMVGIPAPKRRIGQYPHEFSGGMRQRILIAMAIALEPELLIADEPTTALDVTIQAQILELLDTLRQRLNMAVLFITHDLGVVSEIADRAAVMYGGRIVEAGTADDLFDRPSHPYTEALLASVPRAGGRREEFALIPGSPPNPLRLPSGCAFHPRCAWAVEKCESTRPPLVEFAGRMTACHRAEEVHRGSE comes from the coding sequence ATGGACGTAGCGACCAGGCGGCGAACGGTGTTGCGTGTCCAGGGCCTCTCCGTGACGTTCGGCAGCCGCCGCGGCACGCTGGCGGCCGCCTCCGACGTCGACCTCGAGATCGGCAGCGGTGAGCTGCTCGCCCTGCTCGGGGAGTCCGGCTCGGGCAAGTCCGCCACCGCACGGGCGATCATGGGACTGCAGACGCCGAACGCCACGGTCGAGGCGGACGAGATGTCGCTCGCCGGCACCGACCTGTTGCGGCTGTCGGAGAACGAGCGCAGACGCATCCGCGGCAACCGGATGAGCATGGTCTTCCAGGATGCGCTCTCGGCGCTCAACCCGGTGCTCAGCATCGGCGACCAGATCGGTGAGCTCTTCCGCGCGCACCGGGGCGTCTCCCGTCGCGAGGCGAAGGAACGTGCCACCGAGCTGCTGGCGATGGTCGGCATCCCGGCCCCGAAGAGACGGATCGGGCAGTACCCGCACGAGTTCTCCGGCGGCATGCGGCAACGCATCCTGATCGCCATGGCGATCGCCCTCGAGCCCGAGCTGCTCATCGCCGACGAGCCGACCACGGCGCTCGACGTGACGATCCAGGCGCAGATCCTGGAGCTGCTCGACACGCTCCGGCAGAGGTTGAACATGGCGGTCCTCTTCATCACGCACGACCTCGGTGTCGTCTCGGAGATCGCCGACCGGGCCGCCGTGATGTACGGCGGGCGCATCGTCGAGGCAGGGACCGCCGACGACCTGTTCGACCGGCCGAGCCACCCGTACACCGAGGCGCTGCTGGCGTCGGTACCGCGGGCAGGTGGACGGCGCGAGGAGTTCGCGCTCATCCCCGGCAGTCCACCGAACCCCCTGCGGCTACCGTCCGGCTGTGCGTTCCACCCGCGGTGTGCCTGGGCGGTCGAGAAGTGCGAGTCGACCCGGCCGCCCCTCGTCGAGTTCGCCGGTCGGATGACGGCCTGTCATCGCGCGGAGGAGGTGCATCGTGGCAGCGAATGA
- a CDS encoding ATP-binding cassette domain-containing protein — MAANDEVVLQASDLTKTFVTGKLGLGRARVSAVDGVSLTLHKDETVGIVGESGSGKTTLARLLVGLERADSGSIHYRGTDLALVRGRARMRLRERVQMVFQDPYASLDPRMTVFEIIAEPLRVHRKVKGAGRGKYRDRVAELLGLVGLPTDVMSRHPHQFSGGQRQRIGIARALALEPEVLVCDEPVSALDVSVQAQIVNLLYGLQRSLGMAIVFIGHDLTVVRQVSDRVCVMYLGRMAEEGDAAAIFDGPAHPYTQALLSASPVVDRGRRGRLGSRILLKGDPPSPAEPPSGCRFHTRCRMAAETCGTKTPALRSVEAHPSGARQVACHFAEDALTRLDEVFPEPERSTSQQSHRQRKGESR, encoded by the coding sequence GTGGCAGCGAATGACGAGGTGGTCCTCCAGGCCAGTGACCTCACCAAGACGTTCGTCACCGGCAAGCTAGGGCTGGGACGCGCCAGGGTCAGTGCGGTCGACGGGGTCAGCCTGACGCTGCACAAGGACGAGACCGTCGGCATCGTCGGGGAGTCGGGGTCGGGCAAGACGACCCTGGCGAGGCTGCTCGTCGGTCTCGAACGGGCCGACTCAGGCTCGATCCACTACCGCGGCACGGACCTCGCGCTCGTCAGGGGGAGGGCGCGGATGCGGCTGCGCGAACGGGTGCAGATGGTCTTCCAGGACCCGTACGCGTCACTCGACCCGCGGATGACCGTGTTCGAGATCATCGCGGAACCGCTTCGCGTGCACCGCAAGGTGAAGGGAGCCGGACGCGGGAAGTACCGGGACAGGGTGGCGGAGCTGCTCGGTCTTGTCGGTCTGCCGACCGACGTCATGTCCCGGCATCCGCACCAGTTCTCCGGCGGGCAGCGGCAACGGATCGGCATCGCCAGAGCGCTCGCTCTCGAACCCGAGGTGCTCGTCTGCGACGAGCCGGTGTCCGCGCTCGACGTCTCGGTGCAGGCCCAGATCGTGAACCTGCTCTACGGCCTGCAGCGATCGCTCGGCATGGCCATCGTGTTCATCGGCCACGACCTCACCGTCGTACGCCAGGTGTCCGACCGGGTCTGCGTCATGTACCTGGGCCGCATGGCCGAAGAGGGTGATGCCGCGGCCATCTTCGACGGGCCCGCGCACCCGTACACGCAGGCACTGTTGTCCGCGTCACCTGTGGTCGACCGGGGCCGGCGTGGGCGGCTCGGCTCCCGCATCCTGCTGAAGGGTGACCCGCCGAGTCCCGCGGAACCGCCGTCCGGGTGCAGGTTCCACACGAGGTGCCGGATGGCCGCGGAGACATGCGGCACGAAGACTCCCGCCCTGCGGTCGGTGGAGGCACATCCATCGGGGGCGAGACAGGTGGCGTGTCATTTCGCCGAGGACGCGCTCACCAGGCTCGACGAGGTCTTTCCAGAGCCCGAACGATCGACAAGCCAGCAGAGTCATCGACAGCGAAAGGGTGAGAGTCGTTGA
- a CDS encoding diguanylate cyclase translates to MSDNEFPIRFKKTRYNGYRSYSYLEAGADYDEFKLVPELGRVPLYDLGLTEDQVARTVGLIDDNIIISLHEHPNVRVEKISELIQLIRTGRYRTGYEGLSRSGMTAVFDNLMNGISCVTSKWGWKWDDVIIDMGMRLSDIAHQDYVIIGYSVDDIVRAKENGQLALVLCLESATPIENEVDRLDILYGYGVRQIGVAYSESNSLGSGLKESRDGGLTVLGKRAVERMNKLGIAVDVSHAGDQTSLDTFEASSKPVLITHAGARAIWPTPRMMPDEVLTGCAETGGVIGIEAAPHTTISHDHPLHTIDSVMDHFEYCVNLMGIDHVAFGPDTHYGDHVATHDTFAGHFGVHQAHSGPTYEKVPYVAGLENPTENFFNIVGWLVKHGYSDEDINKVTGGNIMRVLEEIW, encoded by the coding sequence TTGAGTGACAACGAGTTCCCGATCAGGTTCAAGAAGACGCGGTACAACGGCTACAGGTCGTACTCGTACCTCGAAGCCGGCGCCGACTACGACGAGTTCAAGCTGGTTCCCGAGCTGGGCCGGGTACCGCTGTACGACCTCGGGCTCACCGAGGACCAGGTCGCGCGGACCGTCGGCCTCATCGACGACAACATCATCATCAGCCTGCACGAGCACCCCAACGTACGGGTCGAGAAGATCAGCGAGCTGATCCAACTGATTCGCACGGGCCGGTACAGGACCGGTTACGAGGGCCTCTCCCGGTCGGGCATGACGGCGGTGTTCGACAACCTGATGAACGGCATCTCCTGCGTCACGAGCAAGTGGGGCTGGAAGTGGGACGACGTCATCATCGACATGGGCATGCGCCTCTCCGACATCGCCCACCAGGACTACGTCATCATCGGCTACTCCGTCGACGACATCGTGCGGGCGAAGGAGAACGGGCAGCTCGCGCTGGTGCTGTGCCTGGAGTCGGCCACCCCGATCGAGAACGAGGTGGACAGGCTCGACATCCTCTACGGGTACGGTGTGCGCCAGATCGGCGTCGCGTACTCCGAGTCCAACTCGCTCGGTTCCGGGTTGAAGGAGTCGAGGGACGGCGGCCTCACCGTGCTCGGCAAGCGTGCCGTGGAGCGGATGAACAAGCTCGGTATCGCGGTGGACGTGTCGCACGCCGGTGACCAGACCAGCCTGGACACGTTCGAGGCGTCGAGCAAGCCCGTGCTCATCACCCACGCCGGTGCCCGCGCGATCTGGCCGACGCCGCGGATGATGCCGGACGAGGTTCTCACCGGATGCGCCGAGACCGGTGGCGTGATCGGCATCGAGGCCGCGCCGCACACGACGATCTCCCACGACCACCCGTTGCACACCATCGACTCGGTGATGGACCATTTCGAGTACTGCGTGAACCTGATGGGCATCGACCACGTCGCCTTCGGTCCTGACACGCACTACGGCGACCACGTCGCGACGCATGACACCTTCGCCGGTCACTTCGGTGTGCACCAGGCGCACTCGGGGCCGACGTACGAGAAGGTGCCGTACGTCGCGGGTCTGGAGAACCCCACGGAGAACTTCTTCAACATCGTCGGCTGGCTGGTCAAGCACGGGTACAGCGACGAGGACATCAACAAGGTCACGGGCGGCAACATCATGCGGGTGCTCGAGGAGATCTGGTAA
- a CDS encoding amidohydrolase family protein — MGDTSSGVFYAGKGLFDGVSDALRPGAGVLAVDGRVAGVGEWDEFAGPGVTRVDLGERVIVPGFVDAHTHVTLRPGEGNQPGQRSKPVSRQTVRAAENLRQMLLSGVTTARIMNEGFDIDVEFRTALARGEACGPRLTVCGIGLAPPDGHGSALGGVAGVDDLRAAVAERVRTGADHVKIYTTGGVSSTNTSLGESQYSADEIAAIVDEAAKAGLHVSAHAHGGPGVDLAVAKGIHSIEHGAMLTDQSIAAMVEHGTWLVMTSTILFHPSGIERGDAGEPAVMKKVKEARASTERVAQQVRETGVRVALGTDSMHGLFGYEIQWMVERGWSAAAALRAATSGGADLLGIDDIGRLRVGARADFAVLDGDPFDDIDAVRRVAAVYLDGVEVVSDGFCRSHRDPYGQTVNGKPVD; from the coding sequence ATGGGTGACACGAGTAGCGGTGTCTTCTATGCCGGGAAGGGCCTGTTCGACGGTGTGAGCGACGCGTTGCGCCCAGGCGCTGGCGTGCTCGCCGTCGACGGCCGGGTCGCCGGCGTCGGGGAATGGGACGAGTTCGCCGGGCCAGGTGTCACGAGGGTCGATCTCGGCGAGCGGGTGATCGTGCCGGGTTTCGTCGACGCGCACACGCACGTGACGTTGCGGCCGGGGGAGGGCAACCAGCCGGGGCAACGGTCCAAACCCGTGTCGCGGCAGACGGTACGGGCTGCGGAGAACCTGCGCCAGATGCTGCTCTCCGGCGTCACGACCGCGCGGATCATGAACGAGGGCTTCGACATCGACGTCGAGTTCCGCACCGCGCTCGCCAGGGGTGAGGCGTGTGGTCCGCGACTGACCGTCTGCGGCATCGGGCTCGCGCCACCCGACGGGCACGGGAGCGCGTTGGGCGGCGTGGCCGGTGTCGACGACCTGCGCGCCGCGGTCGCCGAGCGGGTGCGGACAGGTGCCGACCACGTAAAGATCTACACGACAGGCGGTGTCTCCTCGACGAACACGTCGCTGGGAGAGTCGCAGTACTCGGCCGACGAGATCGCGGCGATCGTCGACGAGGCGGCGAAGGCAGGGCTGCACGTGTCCGCGCACGCGCACGGAGGTCCCGGCGTGGACTTGGCGGTGGCGAAAGGCATCCACTCCATCGAGCACGGCGCGATGCTCACCGACCAGAGCATCGCCGCCATGGTGGAGCACGGCACCTGGCTGGTGATGACGAGCACCATCCTCTTCCACCCCAGTGGGATCGAACGCGGCGACGCGGGCGAGCCTGCCGTGATGAAGAAGGTGAAGGAGGCGCGGGCCAGCACGGAACGCGTGGCGCAGCAGGTACGCGAGACCGGCGTGCGCGTGGCACTCGGCACCGACTCGATGCACGGTCTGTTCGGGTACGAGATCCAGTGGATGGTCGAGCGTGGCTGGTCGGCCGCTGCCGCGCTGCGTGCTGCGACCAGTGGTGGCGCGGACCTGCTCGGCATCGATGACATCGGTCGGTTGCGGGTCGGTGCACGAGCCGACTTCGCCGTGCTCGATGGAGACCCGTTCGACGACATCGACGCAGTCCGCCGGGTGGCCGCCGTCTACCTGGACGGTGTGGAGGTCGTGAGCGACGGGTTCTGCCGGTCGCACCGCGATCCGTATGGGCAGACCGTCAACGGCAAGCCGGTGGACTGA
- a CDS encoding ornithine cyclodeaminase family protein, with the protein MRRAPDMVTLLTEDDVRASVTYAGLYAVIEDSLRRWHTRGVGHRPRSRLSTGATSLHVLAGADAGAGYVGVKAYGAHGRGHDHVVLLYRDSDGGLDAIVAAGALGVLRTGVASAVATRHMHGDTRVLGIVGSGNLATSHALAIAANSPRIGEIRVHSRDQANRERCAAGIEAELTAGTCTVRAVSSVAEACEGADVVCTTTTAHRPVLDSADVGHAAHVNAAGSNGLARVEVSAAVVARSRVVVDSREQARNEAGDLLALVESGRLDWQQLPELGEVVSGSRTPLPVGGSSSAEKPDLTLFESLGIGLFDVTAAAHALSVARTHGLGTETGLGGEGGS; encoded by the coding sequence GTGCGGCGAGCACCTGACATGGTCACGCTGCTCACCGAGGACGACGTGCGTGCGTCCGTCACGTACGCCGGGCTGTACGCCGTGATCGAGGACTCGTTGCGCCGTTGGCATACGCGCGGCGTCGGCCACCGACCGCGGTCCCGGCTGTCGACCGGCGCGACGAGTCTGCACGTGCTCGCCGGCGCCGACGCCGGTGCCGGATACGTCGGCGTGAAGGCGTACGGGGCCCATGGGCGGGGCCACGACCATGTCGTGCTCCTCTACCGTGACAGCGACGGTGGCCTCGACGCCATCGTGGCCGCCGGTGCGCTCGGCGTGCTTCGTACCGGAGTCGCGTCCGCCGTGGCCACCAGACACATGCACGGCGACACCCGGGTGCTCGGCATCGTCGGCTCGGGCAACCTGGCCACGTCGCACGCGCTGGCGATAGCGGCGAACAGTCCCCGCATCGGTGAGATCCGTGTCCACAGCAGGGATCAGGCCAACAGGGAGCGTTGCGCGGCCGGCATCGAAGCCGAGCTCACCGCCGGCACGTGCACTGTGCGCGCGGTGAGTTCGGTGGCCGAGGCGTGCGAGGGCGCGGACGTCGTGTGCACGACGACGACGGCGCACCGACCGGTGCTCGACTCCGCCGACGTGGGCCACGCTGCGCACGTCAACGCGGCCGGCTCCAACGGGCTGGCACGGGTGGAGGTGTCCGCCGCGGTGGTGGCACGTTCCCGGGTCGTCGTCGACTCCCGCGAACAGGCCAGGAACGAGGCCGGTGACCTGCTCGCCCTGGTGGAGTCCGGCCGCCTCGACTGGCAGCAGCTGCCCGAGCTCGGCGAGGTCGTGAGCGGATCACGCACACCGCTGCCGGTCGGCGGGTCGTCCTCGGCGGAGAAGCCCGACCTGACGCTCTTCGAGTCGCTCGGGATCGGGCTGTTCGACGTCACCGCGGCGGCACACGCGTTGAGCGTCGCGCGTACACACGGTCTCGGCACCGAGACCGGTCTCGGCGGGGAGGGCGGATCGTGA